The following proteins come from a genomic window of Enterobacter chengduensis:
- the hflC gene encoding protease modulator HflC has protein sequence MRKSVIAIIVIVLVVLYTSIFVVKEGERGIKFQFSSVVRDGDKRPVIYEPGLHFKVPFIQSVKTLDARIQTMDNQADRFVTKEKKDLIVDSYIKWRISDFSRYFLATGGGDVSQAEVLLKRKFSDRLRSEIGRLDVKDIVTDSRGRLTLEVRDALNSGTAGTEDEVETPAADDAIAKAAERVQAETNGKVPVINPNSMAALGIEVVDVRIKQINLPAEVSEAIYNRMRAEREAVARRHRSQGQEEAEKLRAAADYEVTKTLAESERQGRILRGEGDAEAAKLFADAFSQDPDFYAFIRSLRAYENSFQSNQDVMVLSPDSDFFRYMKTPTNATR, from the coding sequence ATGCGTAAGTCAGTTATTGCGATCATCGTCATCGTACTGGTCGTGCTTTATACCTCGATCTTTGTGGTGAAAGAGGGCGAGCGTGGGATCAAATTCCAGTTCAGCAGCGTCGTGCGTGATGGCGACAAGCGCCCGGTGATTTACGAGCCGGGTCTGCACTTCAAGGTGCCGTTCATTCAGTCGGTGAAAACCCTTGATGCGCGTATCCAGACCATGGATAACCAGGCCGACCGTTTCGTGACCAAAGAGAAGAAAGACCTGATCGTTGATTCCTACATCAAATGGCGCATCAGCGATTTCAGCCGTTACTTCCTGGCAACGGGCGGCGGCGACGTTTCTCAGGCCGAAGTGCTGCTGAAGCGTAAATTCTCTGACCGTCTGCGTTCTGAAATTGGTCGTCTGGATGTGAAAGACATCGTGACCGACTCCCGCGGTCGTCTGACTCTGGAAGTGCGCGATGCGCTGAACTCCGGAACCGCGGGCACGGAAGACGAAGTGGAAACGCCAGCAGCGGATGATGCGATTGCCAAAGCGGCTGAACGCGTTCAGGCGGAAACCAACGGCAAAGTGCCGGTGATCAACCCGAACAGTATGGCTGCGCTGGGTATCGAAGTGGTGGACGTGCGTATCAAGCAGATCAACCTCCCGGCAGAAGTGTCCGAGGCGATTTACAACCGTATGCGCGCCGAGCGTGAAGCGGTAGCCCGTCGTCACCGTTCACAGGGCCAGGAAGAGGCTGAGAAGCTGCGTGCGGCAGCGGACTATGAAGTCACCAAGACGCTGGCGGAATCTGAGCGTCAGGGCCGTATCCTGCGCGGTGAAGGTGATGCCGAAGCGGCGAAGCTGTTCGCGGACGCCTTCAGCCAGGATCCTGACTTCTACGCCTTTATCCGTAGCCTGCGCGCTTACGAGAATAGCTTCCAGAGCAACCAGGATGTGATGGTGCTCAGCCCGGACAGCGATTTCTTCCGTTATATGAAGACGCCGACCAACGCTACGCGATAA
- the hflK gene encoding FtsH protease activity modulator HflK, with protein sequence MAWNQPGNNGQDRDPWGSSKPGGNSEGNGNKGGREQGPPDLDDIFRKLSKKLGGLGGGKGSGSGGNSTQSPRPPMGGRVVGIVAAAVVIIWAASGFYTIKEAERGVVTRFGKFSHLVEPGLNWKPTFIDDVTAVNVESVRELAASGVMLTSDENVVRVEMNVQYRVTDPERYLFSVTSADDSLRQATDSALRGVIGKYTMDRILTEGRTVIRSDTQRELEETIRPYNMGITLLDVNFQAARPPEEVKAAFDDAIAARENEQQYIREAEAYTNEVQPRANGQAQRILEEARAYKTQTILEAQGEVARFAKILPEYKAAPEITRERLYIETMEKVLSHTRKVLVNDNKGGNLMVLPLDQMLKGNAAPAAKGDTSGANNLLRLPPASTGSASTNTTPSSNDGDIMDQRRANAQRNDYQRQGE encoded by the coding sequence ATGGCGTGGAATCAGCCCGGTAATAACGGACAAGACCGCGACCCGTGGGGAAGCAGCAAACCTGGCGGCAACTCTGAGGGAAATGGCAACAAAGGTGGTCGCGAGCAGGGGCCGCCGGATCTGGATGATATCTTCCGCAAGCTGAGCAAGAAGCTTGGTGGCCTTGGCGGAGGAAAAGGTTCTGGCTCGGGTGGCAACTCCACTCAGAGTCCGCGCCCACCGATGGGTGGCCGCGTTGTAGGTATCGTGGCCGCTGCGGTGGTCATCATCTGGGCAGCCAGCGGGTTCTACACCATTAAAGAAGCAGAACGCGGCGTGGTCACCCGTTTCGGTAAGTTCAGCCATCTGGTTGAGCCGGGCCTGAACTGGAAACCGACCTTCATTGACGACGTGACCGCGGTCAACGTGGAGTCCGTCCGTGAACTGGCGGCCTCCGGCGTGATGCTGACCTCTGATGAAAACGTGGTGCGCGTCGAGATGAACGTGCAGTACCGCGTGACCGACCCTGAGCGTTATCTGTTTAGCGTGACCAGCGCCGATGACAGCCTGCGTCAGGCGACCGACAGCGCCCTGCGTGGTGTGATCGGTAAATACACCATGGACCGCATCCTGACCGAGGGTCGTACCGTTATTCGTAGCGATACCCAGCGCGAGCTGGAAGAGACCATTCGTCCGTACAACATGGGTATTACCCTGCTGGACGTCAACTTCCAGGCTGCGCGTCCGCCGGAAGAGGTGAAAGCCGCCTTTGACGATGCGATTGCTGCGCGTGAAAACGAACAGCAGTACATCCGTGAAGCAGAAGCGTACACCAACGAAGTCCAGCCACGCGCTAACGGCCAGGCGCAGCGTATTCTGGAAGAAGCGCGCGCGTACAAGACGCAGACCATTCTGGAAGCGCAGGGTGAAGTGGCTCGCTTCGCGAAGATCCTGCCGGAATATAAAGCGGCACCGGAAATTACCCGTGAGCGTCTCTATATCGAGACCATGGAAAAAGTGCTGAGCCACACCCGCAAAGTGTTGGTTAACGACAATAAAGGTGGAAACCTGATGGTTCTGCCGCTGGATCAGATGCTGAAAGGCAATGCTGCGCCAGCCGCGAAAGGCGACACCAGCGGCGCGAACAACCTGCTGCGTCTGCCGCCTGCCTCAACGGGCAGCGCCAGCACGAACACAACGCCTTCTTCGAACGATGGTGACATTATGGACCAACGCCGTGCTAACGCGCAGCGTAACGACTACCAGCGTCAGGGGGAATAA